In Brachypodium distachyon strain Bd21 chromosome 2, Brachypodium_distachyon_v3.0, whole genome shotgun sequence, one genomic interval encodes:
- the LOC100830815 gene encoding protein LNK4 isoform X1, translating into MSGMACYLLPEGGNIFPSDEELFENQNAEQGDYWTQWNSRLSDDLNTSSIYSDKHEEGSAQCFDADEHQRSNQCERSSECDRAASSGCSTGQSEEQSKGPAPLELQQTKETNDIFLSQFSDDEMRMMDTPFQALDMFPGSMHRLLSYENMLSGVLTDSTNQVANQDRNEMDTMDTCGFPLFSHDLQDDPSNADGSIETLVNPSMDKSEVSTMKRSWSTADIESSSNGEGAVLEELEDVVFQLTKKMRVCLRDAFYRLAESSEAQCTSANGETITITNEQGFQLSEGIESSSSASDRVERETNAIDRTVAILAFKPPCSTLWE; encoded by the exons ATGAGTGGCATGGCATGTTATCTCCTGCCAGAAGGTGGAAACATCTTCCCTTCTGATGAAGAACTTTTTGAGAATCAAAACGCGGAGCAAGGAGATTACTGGACACAGTGGAATTCAAGACTATCTGATGATCTGAACACAAGTAGCATATATTCAGACAAGCATGAAGAAGGCTCTGCACAATGTTTCGATGCCGATGAACATCAACGGAGCAACCAATGCGAGAGGTCATCCGAATGTGACAGGGCTGCATCTTCAGGTTGTAGTACAGGGCAATCGGAAGAACAATCTAAGGGTCCAGCACCGTTGGAGCTACAGCAGACAAAGGAAACGAACGACATATTCTT GAGTCAATTTTCGGATGATGAAATGAGGATGATGGATACGCCGTTTCAAGCACTGGATATGTTCCCAGGCTCCATGCACCGGCTGCTGTCCTATGAGAACATGCTGAGCGGAGTATTAACCGATTCTACAAATCAAGTAGCAAATCAAGATCGTAATGAAATGGACACCATGGACACTTGTGGCTTCCCATTGTTCAGCCATGACCTGCAAGATGATCCAAGCAACGCAGACGGCAGCATAGAGACACTAGTAAACCCCTCCATGGACAAG TCTGAGGTGAGCACCATGAAACGGAGCTGGTCCACTGCTGATATAGAGAGTTCCTCTAACGGGGAAGGAGCAGTGCTTGAGGAACTTGAAGATGTAGTGTTTCAG CTGACAAAGAAGATGCGTGTCTGCCTCCGTGACGCTTTCTACAGGCTGGCTGAAAGCTCGGAAGCGCAGTGCACCTCTGCAAATGGAGAAACAATCACGATCACAAACGAACAAGGTTTTCAGCTATCAGAAGGCATTGAGTctag CAGCTCGGCATCAGACCGTGTGGAGCGAGAGACAAACGCAATAGACAGAACCGTGGCCATCCTCGCGTTCAAGCCTCCTTGCTCAACCCTGTGGGAATGA
- the LOC100830815 gene encoding protein LNK4 isoform X2 gives MSGMACYLLPEGGNIFPSDEELFENQNAEQGDYWTQWNSRLSDDLNTSSIYSDKHEEGSAQCFDADEHQRSNQCERSSECDRAASSGCSTGQSEEQSKGPAPLELQQTKETNDIFLSQFSDDEMRMMDTPFQALDMFPGSMHRLLSYENMLSGVLTDSTNQVANQDRNEMDTMDTCGFPLFSHDLQDDPSNADGSIETLVNPSMDKSEVSTMKRSWSTADIESSSNGEGAVLEELEDVVFQLTKKMRVCLRDAFYRLAESSEAQCTSANGETITITNEQGFQLSEGIESSSASDRVERETNAIDRTVAILAFKPPCSTLWE, from the exons ATGAGTGGCATGGCATGTTATCTCCTGCCAGAAGGTGGAAACATCTTCCCTTCTGATGAAGAACTTTTTGAGAATCAAAACGCGGAGCAAGGAGATTACTGGACACAGTGGAATTCAAGACTATCTGATGATCTGAACACAAGTAGCATATATTCAGACAAGCATGAAGAAGGCTCTGCACAATGTTTCGATGCCGATGAACATCAACGGAGCAACCAATGCGAGAGGTCATCCGAATGTGACAGGGCTGCATCTTCAGGTTGTAGTACAGGGCAATCGGAAGAACAATCTAAGGGTCCAGCACCGTTGGAGCTACAGCAGACAAAGGAAACGAACGACATATTCTT GAGTCAATTTTCGGATGATGAAATGAGGATGATGGATACGCCGTTTCAAGCACTGGATATGTTCCCAGGCTCCATGCACCGGCTGCTGTCCTATGAGAACATGCTGAGCGGAGTATTAACCGATTCTACAAATCAAGTAGCAAATCAAGATCGTAATGAAATGGACACCATGGACACTTGTGGCTTCCCATTGTTCAGCCATGACCTGCAAGATGATCCAAGCAACGCAGACGGCAGCATAGAGACACTAGTAAACCCCTCCATGGACAAG TCTGAGGTGAGCACCATGAAACGGAGCTGGTCCACTGCTGATATAGAGAGTTCCTCTAACGGGGAAGGAGCAGTGCTTGAGGAACTTGAAGATGTAGTGTTTCAG CTGACAAAGAAGATGCGTGTCTGCCTCCGTGACGCTTTCTACAGGCTGGCTGAAAGCTCGGAAGCGCAGTGCACCTCTGCAAATGGAGAAACAATCACGATCACAAACGAACAAGGTTTTCAGCTATCAGAAGGCATTGAGTctag CTCGGCATCAGACCGTGTGGAGCGAGAGACAAACGCAATAGACAGAACCGTGGCCATCCTCGCGTTCAAGCCTCCTTGCTCAACCCTGTGGGAATGA
- the LOC100828985 gene encoding F-box protein At2g32560, whose product MLALVATFVFSCLLFLSKPCARDMRFFLASLCQELALSLLGFLAGYRLLGGVASTPAPTRAPADAMPLMPSFKRKRPVAKVESAEATGDPSLLDLPELTIDCILARLPPAELRNMAAVCRSMRDRCRADHLWESHMSDKWGPVMGAAAREEWRSYLSSSSAADGGGGAAGCGSGGGVKRRRWLAALSCVCPVVSWIRPRADGGAGKSAGPVLDDSVMSWYLHMESGKFWFPAQVYNREHGHVGFMMSCYDAELSYDFHTDTFRARYPPHGRRTVVLEDGVQWDRVRAPPVDTLAHDLHVSDCLHELRPGDSIEIQWRRNKEFPYGWWYGVVGHLESCDGNEHFCRCHLSDTIVLEFNQYTPGSRWRQSLVNRKDHREEGNEGDGFYGGIRKLHSKDEISKWKQLWPIDILE is encoded by the exons atgcttGCCCTCGTCGCCACCTTCGTCTTCTcctgcctcctcttcctctccaaGCCATGCGCCCGTGACATGAGATTCTTCCTCGCCTCCCTCTGCCAAGAACTCGCGCTCTCGCTGCTCGGCTTCCTGGCCGGCTACAGGCTGCTCGGCGGGGTCGCGTccacgcccgcgcccacgcgcgcgcccgcggACGCCATGCCGCTCATGCCGTCCTTCAAGCGGAAGCGCCCGGTGGCCAAGGTGGAGAGCGCCGAGGCCACGGGGGACCCCTCGCTGCTCGACCTCCCGGAGCTGACCATCGACTGCATTCTCGCCAGGCTGCCGCCCGCGGAGCTGCGGAACATGGCCGCCGTCTGCCGCTCCATGCGGGACCGCTGCCGGGCCGACCACCTCTGGGAGAGCCACATGTCCGACAAGTGGGGCCCCGTcatgggcgccgccgcgaggGAAGAGTGGAGGTCGTATCTGTCCTCGTCCAGcgcggccgacggcggcggcggcgcggcggggtgcggctccggcggcggtgtTAAGCGCCGGCGGTGGCTCGCCGCGCTGTCCTGCGTCTGCCCCGTGGTGTCCTGGATACGGCCTAgggccgacggcggcgccggcaagTCGGCGGGCCCTGTGCTGGATGACTCTGTCATGTCGTGGTATCTTCACATGGAAAGCGGCAAGTTCTGGTTCCCGGCACAGGTCTACAACCGAGAG CATGGGCATGTTGGTTTCATGATGTCATGCTATGATGCAGAGCTCAGCTATGATTTCCACACCGACACCTTCCGTGCAAG GTATCCACCACACGGGCGACGAACTGTAGTCTTGGAGGATGGTGTGCAATGGGACAGGGTCAGGGCACCTCCTGTCGACACTCTTGCACATGACCTGCACGTCTCTGACTGCTTACATGAACTCCGGCCTGGCGATAGCATTGAGATTCAGTGGAGAAGGAACAAGGAGTTCCCATATG GCTGGTGGTATGGAGTTGTTGGCCACTTGGAGTCATGTGATGGAAATGAGCACTTTTGTCGGTGTCATCTTAGTG ATACCATTGTGCTGGAGTTCAATCAATACACACCTGGCTCAAGATGGAGGCAGTCTCTGGTCAACCGGAAAGACCACAGGGAAGAGGGCAATGAGGGCGACGGGTTCTACGGTGGAATAAGGAAGCTCCACAGCAAGGATGAAATCTCCAAGTGGAAGCAGCTGTGGCCAATAGATATCCTGGAGTAG
- the LOC100841621 gene encoding cyclin-B1-3: MASRRQAPARDVLAQEHKAGGDAARLARRTKSMVAQQPAARTRRALVDVGNLINGRAALAAADKCGKAIRQHKENNRVKPEIIVISSDSEKEKKIPGKRAASRRAPIHTLTSILTKCSRASDGVISSPKKAPATYDIDASDAQDEFAVVDYVEDIYRFYKSTEGTCRPLCSYMSSQAEINERMRAILTDWLIEVHDKLLLMPETLYLTVYIIDQYLSMESIPKKELQLVGVSAMLIACKYEEIWAPLVKELLCISNYAFSREQVLIKEKSILNKLQWNLTVPTVYMFIVRYLKAAMGDKELENMAYFYAELALVQYSMLIYSPSMTAAAAVYAARCTLDVCPLWSDTLQHHTGLSEEELLGCARRLVSLHSTAAASKQKVVYNKYTDPKLGAVALYSPSKKLLPVSDSD; this comes from the exons ATGGCTTCGAGGAGGCAAGCGCCTGCGCGCGATGTTCTTGCTCAAGAAcacaaggccggcggcg ATGCTGCCAGGCTTGCCAGGAGAACAAAGTCCATGGTTGCTCAACAACCAGCCGCAAGAACCCGTCGAGCACTTGTCGACGTCGGTAACCTTATCAATGGTCGGGCTGCTCTAGCAGCAGCTGACAAGTGCGGCAAAGCAATCAGACAGCACAAGGAGAACAACAGGGTGAAGCCCGAAATCATTGTTATAAGCTCAGACTctgagaaggaaaagaaaattccaGGCAAGAGAGCCGCGTCCCGGAGGGCGCCGATCCACACCTTAACCTCAATTCTTACCAAATGCAGCAGG GCTTCTGATGGGGTGATCTCCAGCCCAAAGAAGGCGCCGGCAACATATGACATCGATGCATCTGATGCTCAAGATGAGTTCGCAGTGGTAGATTATGTAGAAGACATCTATCGATTCTACAAGAGCACTGAG GGTACCTGCCGGCCCCTCTGCTCCTACATGAGCTCACAGGCTGAGATCAATGAGAGAATGAGGGCAATTCTGACCGATTGGCTGATAGAAGTGCACGACAAGCTTCTACTTATGCCAGAGACCCTGTACCTCACGGTCTACATAATCGACCAGTACTTATCTATGGAGAGTATTCCAAAGAAAGAGCTTCAGCTTGTTGGTGTCAGCGCAATGTTGATAGCATGCAAGTATGAAGAGATTTGGGCTCCACTG GTTAAGGAACTTTTGTGCATATCAAACTATGCATTTAGCAGAGAGCAGGTTTTGATCAAGGAGAAGTCTATACTGAACAAGCTCCAGTGGAACTTAACAGTACCGACGGTGTATATGTTCATCGTTCGGTACTTAAAAGCTGCCATGGGTGACAAGGAG CTGGAGAACATGGCATACTTTTATGCTGAGCTTGCGCTGGTTCAGTACTCGATGCTTATCTACTCACCATCGATgaccgcagcagcagctgtgTATGCGGCACGCTGCACCCTTGATGTGTGTCCGCTGTGGAGCGATACCCTGCAGCACCACACAGGCTTATCTGAGGAAGAATTGCT GGGGTGCGCAAGGCGGCTGGTGAGCCTCCACTCGACGGCTGCGGCGAGCAAGCAGAAGGTGGTGTACAACAAGTACACAGATCCCAAGCTCGGCGCCGTGGCGCTCTACTCCCCGTCCAAGAAACTGCTGCCGGTCTCTGACTCTGACTGA